Proteins encoded by one window of Dreissena polymorpha isolate Duluth1 unplaced genomic scaffold, UMN_Dpol_1.0 chrUn143, whole genome shotgun sequence:
- the LOC127864145 gene encoding uncharacterized protein LOC127864145, translating into MSDNRSPDLSFENEADGLLVESSASLLDVSLRLHDYGRFTPVPAIIRHQCEQVQPELISVVTQTDDTRVPRSISTQTSTETSTVGIQVDRPSFTFEDIRDDDDKVLFYTGIPTAGTFECLFDEVSVGMKAGLARKTCPRKIKCVYKLKIVMLI; encoded by the exons ATGTCAGATAACCGTTCACCAGACTTGAGTTTCGAGAACGAGGCAGATGGTTTGTTGGTTGAAAGCAGTGCATCACTACTAGACGTATCTCTAAGA ctccATGACTATGGAAGGTTTACACCAGTACCCGCCATAATCCGTCATCAGTGTGAACAAGTGCAACCGGAGCTGATTTCTGTGGTTACTCAAACCGACGATACGAGAGTTCCCAGAAGTATATCAACCCAGACTTCTACTGAAACGTCGACAGTTGGGATACAAGTGGATCGGCCTAGCTTCACCTTTGAGGATATAAGGGATGATGACGATAAGGTGTTGTTCTACACTGGTATCCCAACTGCTGGaacttttgagtgtttatttgaTGAGGTCAGTGTTGGAATGAAAGCAGGGTTAGCACGAAAAACCTGTCCCCggaaaataaagtgtgtttataaactgaaaatagtcatgctaatataa